CCCGGCGGGTCCGCCGTCGCCGTGCAGGACCTGGGAGACGCCCGCGTAGGAGAACAGGCGGTAGGCGCGGGCTCCGATCACCGCGTCGGCCACCCGGTCGCGCAGCGCCGTGTCCGCGGGGTCGCCGTGCTCCCGCCACAGAGCGGTCAGACGGTCCGCTGCGGCCGTGAAGCGCCCCGGGCTGCGCAGGGTGAGCCCGCGCTCGTTGCCGGTCGTGCTCATCGCGACCCGCCAGCCCTGGCCGGGCTCGCCGATGACGTCCTCGTCGGGTACGAACACCTCGTCCAGGAAGAGTTCGGCGAAGGCGGGCTTCCCGTCGAGCCGTCCGATGGGCCGTACGGTCACGCCCTCGGCGTCCAGCGAGAACATCAGATACGTGAGCCCGCGGTGCGGCCGGTCCGCGTCCGGGTCGCTGCGGAACAGGCCGAAGGCCCGGTCGGCGAAGGCCGCCCGGGAGGACCAGGTCTTCTGGCCGCTGATCAGCCAGCCGCCCTCGGTCCGTACGGCCGTCGACTTGAGGGAGGCCAGGTCGGAGCCGGACTCCGGCTCGGACCACGCCTGCGCCCAGATGACCTCACCGCGCGCCATGGCGGGCAGGATCCGGGCCCGCTGCTCGGCGGTGCCGTTCTCGAAGAGGGTCGGGGCCAGCAGGTTGATGCCGTTCTGGCTGACCCGGCCGGGCGCCCCGGCGGCGTAGTACTCCTCTTCGAAGATCATCCAGTGCAGCAGGGAACTCCCGCGCCCGCCGAACTCCTCGGGCCAGGAGACCACCGACCAGCGGTCCGCGGACAGGGTCGCCTCCCACTCCCGGTGGGCGGCGAAGCCCTCGGCGGTCTCCAGGGACGGCAGGGGAGCGGCCGGGACGTGGGCGGCCAGCCAGTCGCGTACCTCGGTACGGAACGACTCGTCGGCCGCGTCGAAATCGAGATCCATCAGGCGCCCGCCTTCTTCATCGCCCGGATGTCCATGCCGCCGAGCGCGTCCGGCGCTGTCTCGGCGTTGTGCGCGTGCGCCAGATGGTGCAGGCCGAACACCGAGTCCATTCCGGTGTGCATGCCCTGGAGGTCCTCGGCCTGGTTGACCGCGCGCTTGGTCAGCGCCAGGCCCATGCGCGGCATCTCCGCGATGCGCAGCGCCAACTCCTCCGTACGGTGGGCCAGTTCCTCCCGGGGGACGACCCGGTTCACCATGCCGACCTCGTACGCGCGCTGCGCGCTCATCCGGTCACCGGTGAAGAGGAACTCCTTGGCGATCCGTGGCGGCATCACCCACGGGTGGGCGAAGTACTCGACGCCCGGGATGCCCATCCGGACCACGGGATCGGCGAAGAACGCGTCCTGCGAGGCCACGATCAGGTCGCACACCCAGGCGAGCATCAGACCGCCCGCCACACACGCGCCCTGCACGGACGCGATGACCGGCTTGGGCAGCTCCCGCCAGCGGCGGCACATCCCCAGATACACCTCGGACTCACGGGCGAAGCGGCTCTCCGCCCCCTGCTTGTCCGAGTGGTCCCACCAGAGCCCCGCCCTGCGCTCGAACGGCAGATGCGCGTCCCGCTCCGGGGTTCCGATGTCGTGACCGGCGGAGAAGTGCTTGCCCGCCCCGGCCAGGACGACCGTCTTCACCTCGCCGTCGTCGGCCGCGCGGTAGAACGCCCGGTCCAGGGCGTAGGTCATCGCAGAGTTCTGCGCGTTGCGGTAGTCGGGCCGGTTCATGGTGACCGTCGCGACAGGGCCCCGCTTCTCGTAGCGCACCGGTTCGTCGTGGGCAGCGGACATCGGCCCCTCCTTCCCTAACAAGTGTTTGGTAGATTAACGTACCCCCATGAGCAGCGTCGAGGAGTTCCGCACCGAGATCCGCGGCTGGCTGGCCGCCCATCTCACCGGTGCCTTCGCGGGCCTTCGAGGCCGCGGCGGGCCCGGACGTGAGCACGAGGCCTTCGCCGAACGGCTGGCCTGGGAAAGGCACATGGCGGCCGAGGGGTGGACCTGCGTGGGCTGGCCCGAGGAGCACGGGGGCCGGGGCGCGACCATCGAGCAGCAGGTCGCCTTCCATGAGGAGTACGCCCTGGCCGACGCCCCCGCCCGGGTCAACCACATCGGGGAGCAACTGCTCGGCCCGACCCTGGTGGCTTTCGGTACACCCGAGCAGCGGGCCCGCTTCCTGCCGCCGATCGTCGCCGTCGAGGAGCTGTGGTGCCAGGGCTACAGCGAGCCGGACGCCGGGTCCGACCTGGCGAACGTGCGGACCAGGGCCGAGCGGGACGGCGAGGGCTGGTTGGTCACCGGACAGAAGATCTGGACGTCACTCGCCCACGACGCCCAGTGGTGCTTCGTCGTCGCCCGCACCGAGGCGGGCTCCACCCGCCACGCGGGTCTCTCCTATCTCCTGGTCCCGCTCGACCAGCCGGGAGTGGAGATACGGCCGATCCAGCAGCTGACCGGCACCTCGGAATTCAACGAGGTCTTCTTCGACGGCGCCCGCACGGACGCCGCACACATCGTCGGCGAACCCGGCGACGGCTGGCGGGTCGCCATGGCCACCCTCGGCTTCGAACGCGGCGTCTCCACCCTCGGCCAGCAGGTCGGCTTCCGGCGCGAACTGGAAACCCTGATCGCCCTGGCCCGGAGCAACGGCGCCGCCGACGACCCACTGATCCGCGACCGGCTCGCCCGCGCCTGGACGGGCCTTGAGACCATCCGGTGCAACGCCCTGCGCATGCTCGACGGTGTGGCGGCCGGCGCACCCGGCCCCGAGGCGTCCATCGGGAAGATCTTCTGGGCCACCTGGCACCGTGAACTGGGCGAACTCGCCATGAGCGTCCTGGGCGCCGGCGGCATGACCGCCCCCGAGGCCCCCTACGAACTCGACGACTGGCAGCGGCTGTTCCTCTTCTCCCGCTCCGACACCATCTACGCAGGATCCAACGAGATCCAGCGCAACATCATCGCCGAGCGCGTCCTCGGCCTGCCCAAGGAGATCCGCCCGTGACCCCGCAGCCGCCCTATGTACAGGGCCACTCCCTCCTGGCCGGACGCACCGCCGTGATCACCGCCGCCGCGGGCGCCGGAATCGGTGGAGCCACCGCCCGCAAGTTCCTGGAGGAGGGCGCCCGGATCGTCATCGGCGACGCCCACGAACGCCGCCTCAAGGAGAGCGCCGCCGCCCTCGCCGAGGAGTTCGGTGCGGACAACGTCGCCGCACTGCCCTGCGACGTCACCGACCAGCAGCAGGTCGACGCCCTGTTCGCACTCGCCGCCGAACGCCACGGCGGCCTCGACATCGTCGTCAACAACGCCGGACTCGGAGGCACCGCCGACCTCGTCGAAATGACCGACGACCAGTGGTCCAAGGTCCTCGACGTCACTCTGAACGGCACCTTCCGCTGCACCCGCACCGCCCTGCGCCACTTCAAGGACCGCGACACCGGCGGCATCGTCGTCAACAACGCCTCCGTGATCGGCTGGCGCGCCCAGCGCGGCCAGGCCCACTACGCCGCCGCCAAGGCCGGAGTCATGGCCCTCACCCGCTGCGCCGCCCTGGAGGCGGCCGACTTCGGTGTACGCGTCAACGCCGTCGCCCCGAGCCTCGCCATGCACCCGCACCTGGTGAAGGTGACCACCCCGGAGCTCCTCGCCGAACTCACCGAACGCGAGGCCTTCGGCCGGTACGCGGAGCCCTGGGAGATCGCCAACGTCATCGTCTTCCTGGCCAGCGACTACTCCTCGTACATGACGGGGGAGACCGTCTCCGTCAGCAGTCAGAGGGCGTGAAGGCCATCACCGGGACCGCCAATGCCGAACGGCGCGCCGAACTCCTGGCGACCGCCGCCGAGGTGTTCGCCGCCCAGGGCTACAACGCCACCACCGTCCGCCGCATCGCGGACGCTGCCGGGATGCTCGCGGGCAGCCTCTACTACCACTTCGATTCCAAGGAATCGATGCTCGACGAGATCCTCTCGGCCTTCCTCGACGAACTGTGGACCGGCTATGACACGGTCCTCGCTGCCGGACTGGGGCCGCGCGAGGCGATCGGGGCGCTCGTCACCCAGTCCTTCCGCCAGATAGACCGGCACGGCCCCGCGGTCGCCATCTACCAGCGGGAGTCCAGGCATCTCTCCGCCCAGCCGCGCTTCGCCTATCTCGCCGACTCCCAGCTGAAGTTCGAGAACGCCTGGCTGCGCACGCTGGAACGCGGAGTGGCCGAAGACGCCTTCCGCAGCGATCTGGACGTCCGGCTGGTCTACCGCTTCGTCCGCGACACCGTCTGGGTGGCCGCCTCCTGGTACCGCCCCGGCGGCACCCACAGCCCGGAGGAGATCGCCCGCCAGTACCTGTCGATGGTCCTCGCCGGCATCACCACCAAGACCTGATACACCCTCACCTCACTTACGAAGGAGCAGTCATGGCCGAGGCCTACATCGTCGAAGCGGTACGCACCCCGGTCGGCCGGCGCAAGGGCGGTCTCTCCGCCGTCCACCCCGCCGACCTCGGGGCCCACGTCATCAAGGCACTGGTCGAGCGCAGCGGGATCGACCCGGCCGCGGTGGAGGACGTCGTCTTCGGCTGCCTGGACACCGTCGGCCCCCAGGCCGGGGACATCGCCCGCACCGCATGGCTCGCGGCGGGCCTCCCCGAGGAGGTGCCCGGCACCACCGTCGACCGGCAGTGCGGCTCCTCCCAGCAGGCCGTCCACTTCGCCGCCCAGGGCGTCATGTCCGGCACCCAGGACCTGGTCGTCGCGGGCGGCACGCAGAACATGTCGATGATCCCTATCGCCTACGCCAGCCGCCAGGCCGCCGAACCCCTGGGCCTGACCGACGGCCCGTACGCCGGCTCCGAGGGCTGGCGCGCCCGCTACGGCGACGCGCCCGTCAACCAGTTCCACGGCGCCGAGCTCATCGCGGAGAAGTGGGGCATCTCCCGTGAGGACATGGAGCACTTCGCGCTCCGCTCGCACCAGCGGGCCGCCCGCGCCATCGACGAGGGCCGCTTCGCCCGCGAGACCGCCGCGTACGGCGAGGTGGCGGTGGACGAGGGGCCGCGCCGTGACACCTCCCTGGAGAAGATGGCCGGCCTCAAGCCGGTCGTCGAGGGCGGCCGGCTGACGGCCGGGGTCTCCTCACAGGTCTCCGACGGGGCCTCGGCGCTGCTCATCGCCTCCGAGCGGGCCGTCGCCGAACACGGCCTCACCCCGCGCGCCCGCATCCACCATCTCTCCGTGCGTGGCGAGGACCCGATCCGGATGCTGTCGGCCCCGATCCCGGCGACGGCGTACGCGCTGAAGAAGGCCGGAATGTCCATCGGTGACATGGACCTCGTGGAGATCAACGAGGCGTTCGCACCGGTCGTCCTCGCCTGGCTGAAGGAGACCGGTGCCGACCCCGACAAGGTCAACGTCAACGGCGGCGCCATCGCGCTCGGCCATCCGCTCGGCGCCACCGGTGCCAAGCTGATGACGACGCTGCTGCACGAACTGGAGCGCACCGGCGGCCGTTACGGCCTGCAGACCATGTGCGAGGGCGGCGGCCAGGCCAACGTGACCATCATCGAACGGCTCTGACGGAACCGGCGGCCGGCCGGACCGGCTCCGCTCCGCGGGGACGGTCCGGCGCGCGCCGTTGTCCCCGGGCGAGCGAAACGAACGCCGCCCACTCCTCACGGCCGCCCCGCAGGGCGGGGCCGTCGCCTGCGGCCTTGGAGTTGTGCTCGCACGTCGTCGCCGCGTCGCCCGGCCTCGGGCCTGCCGCGAGTACGAGGGTCAAGAGGAACCGTGCGCCGAACCTAGACATCTGATGTCTGATCTTAGGTAGAATGCGACCCCATGAACATCGAACGGCCCGCCGCTCTCGT
This genomic interval from Streptomyces sp. NBC_00464 contains the following:
- a CDS encoding acyl-CoA dehydrogenase family protein; translated protein: MDLDFDAADESFRTEVRDWLAAHVPAAPLPSLETAEGFAAHREWEATLSADRWSVVSWPEEFGGRGSSLLHWMIFEEEYYAAGAPGRVSQNGINLLAPTLFENGTAEQRARILPAMARGEVIWAQAWSEPESGSDLASLKSTAVRTEGGWLISGQKTWSSRAAFADRAFGLFRSDPDADRPHRGLTYLMFSLDAEGVTVRPIGRLDGKPAFAELFLDEVFVPDEDVIGEPGQGWRVAMSTTGNERGLTLRSPGRFTAAADRLTALWREHGDPADTALRDRVADAVIGARAYRLFSYAGVSQVLHGDGGPAGAVSSLNKIYWSELDIALHETALDLLGPYGELADHAGESPSGGWAEGYTFSLAGPVYAGTNEIQRDIIAERLLGLPKGRR
- a CDS encoding enoyl-CoA hydratase, producing MSAAHDEPVRYEKRGPVATVTMNRPDYRNAQNSAMTYALDRAFYRAADDGEVKTVVLAGAGKHFSAGHDIGTPERDAHLPFERRAGLWWDHSDKQGAESRFARESEVYLGMCRRWRELPKPVIASVQGACVAGGLMLAWVCDLIVASQDAFFADPVVRMGIPGVEYFAHPWVMPPRIAKEFLFTGDRMSAQRAYEVGMVNRVVPREELAHRTEELALRIAEMPRMGLALTKRAVNQAEDLQGMHTGMDSVFGLHHLAHAHNAETAPDALGGMDIRAMKKAGA
- a CDS encoding acyl-CoA dehydrogenase family protein; this encodes MSSVEEFRTEIRGWLAAHLTGAFAGLRGRGGPGREHEAFAERLAWERHMAAEGWTCVGWPEEHGGRGATIEQQVAFHEEYALADAPARVNHIGEQLLGPTLVAFGTPEQRARFLPPIVAVEELWCQGYSEPDAGSDLANVRTRAERDGEGWLVTGQKIWTSLAHDAQWCFVVARTEAGSTRHAGLSYLLVPLDQPGVEIRPIQQLTGTSEFNEVFFDGARTDAAHIVGEPGDGWRVAMATLGFERGVSTLGQQVGFRRELETLIALARSNGAADDPLIRDRLARAWTGLETIRCNALRMLDGVAAGAPGPEASIGKIFWATWHRELGELAMSVLGAGGMTAPEAPYELDDWQRLFLFSRSDTIYAGSNEIQRNIIAERVLGLPKEIRP
- a CDS encoding SDR family oxidoreductase, with amino-acid sequence MTPQPPYVQGHSLLAGRTAVITAAAGAGIGGATARKFLEEGARIVIGDAHERRLKESAAALAEEFGADNVAALPCDVTDQQQVDALFALAAERHGGLDIVVNNAGLGGTADLVEMTDDQWSKVLDVTLNGTFRCTRTALRHFKDRDTGGIVVNNASVIGWRAQRGQAHYAAAKAGVMALTRCAALEAADFGVRVNAVAPSLAMHPHLVKVTTPELLAELTEREAFGRYAEPWEIANVIVFLASDYSSYMTGETVSVSSQRA
- a CDS encoding TetR/AcrR family transcriptional regulator, whose translation is MKAITGTANAERRAELLATAAEVFAAQGYNATTVRRIADAAGMLAGSLYYHFDSKESMLDEILSAFLDELWTGYDTVLAAGLGPREAIGALVTQSFRQIDRHGPAVAIYQRESRHLSAQPRFAYLADSQLKFENAWLRTLERGVAEDAFRSDLDVRLVYRFVRDTVWVAASWYRPGGTHSPEEIARQYLSMVLAGITTKT
- a CDS encoding acetyl-CoA C-acetyltransferase, with product MAEAYIVEAVRTPVGRRKGGLSAVHPADLGAHVIKALVERSGIDPAAVEDVVFGCLDTVGPQAGDIARTAWLAAGLPEEVPGTTVDRQCGSSQQAVHFAAQGVMSGTQDLVVAGGTQNMSMIPIAYASRQAAEPLGLTDGPYAGSEGWRARYGDAPVNQFHGAELIAEKWGISREDMEHFALRSHQRAARAIDEGRFARETAAYGEVAVDEGPRRDTSLEKMAGLKPVVEGGRLTAGVSSQVSDGASALLIASERAVAEHGLTPRARIHHLSVRGEDPIRMLSAPIPATAYALKKAGMSIGDMDLVEINEAFAPVVLAWLKETGADPDKVNVNGGAIALGHPLGATGAKLMTTLLHELERTGGRYGLQTMCEGGGQANVTIIERL